Proteins co-encoded in one Aestuariirhabdus haliotis genomic window:
- a CDS encoding rhodanese-like domain-containing protein, with protein MRKIVERLTNTVGLALLLVSMSSLAAQPEPGDLVIDVRSEAEFSGGHYPGALNISYERIAAQILSITENRDQPIALYCQSGRRAGIAKETLHSMGFTQVTNYGGLSDISKH; from the coding sequence ATGAGAAAAATCGTTGAAAGGCTAACAAACACAGTAGGCTTGGCTCTACTGTTGGTCAGTATGTCTAGCTTGGCTGCACAGCCTGAACCCGGTGATCTGGTGATCGATGTTAGAAGTGAGGCGGAGTTCTCAGGCGGGCACTACCCCGGGGCACTTAATATTTCTTATGAGCGTATCGCTGCACAAATATTGAGTATTACCGAAAACCGTGACCAGCCTATTGCCCTCTATTGCCAGAGTGGACGTAGGGCGGGGATCGCTAAGGAGACCCTCCACTCAATGGGATTTACACAAGTGACCAATTACGGTGGCTTGTCTGATATCTCCAAACACTGA